A window from Drosophila nasuta strain 15112-1781.00 chromosome 3, ASM2355853v1, whole genome shotgun sequence encodes these proteins:
- the LOC132790696 gene encoding uncharacterized protein LOC132790696, which yields MASSSLEMSELISNQNRTSHLALPDIKPITDARKYVSDSKNFNGSVEKATEFLAGQEKQCLDVIQLLKEEVHSKLDALHKVKEDLLALQRQLAQPSDSKFDKVLVKFTDETEMNECEVPDALARYSIKMSSLYSEILGLDSDVDYVSYLASVARVNKDFVGKVNSKTPKMRI from the coding sequence atGGCTTCATCTAGCCTTGAGATGTCGGAATTGATTTCCAACCAGAATCGAACCTCTCATCTTGCTCTGCCCGATATAAAGCCAATTACCGATGCTCGCAAATATGTCTCAGATTCGAAGAATTTCAACGGCAGTGTCGAGAAGGCAACAGAGTTCCTTGCTGGACAAGAGAAACAGTGTCTAGATGTGATCCAGCTACTCAAGGAAGAAGTGCACTCTAAGCTAGATGCTTTGCATAAGGTAAAAGAAGATCTGCTGGCACTGCAGCGTCAGCTGGCTCAACCAAGTGACAGTAAATTCGACAAGGTGTTGGTCAAGTTTACCGATGAGACGGAGATGAATGAATGCGAGGTGCCAGATGCTTTGGCACGTTACAGCATAAAGATGAGTTCACTGTATAGTGAAATTTTGGGGCTCGATAGCGACGTGGATTACGTGTCTTATTTGGCCAGTGTTGCCAGGGTCAACAAAGATTTTGTTGGCAAAGTTAACAGCAAAACTCCAAAGATGAGGATTTaa
- the LOC132791610 gene encoding uncharacterized protein LOC132791610, whose translation MWLAQSLVLTVIMLQVLHVQMQPLNNVELVPEDVDNANDNDNDAGRVLYDQRQTGKYNIHVSIKDVAIIEVDQNELADDSYNAEDDDYYYDDSALTIKPIKFTTEASTTTTTTTPTTTATKTAPTTAIETSAATTVSGNVSAYSAQLLADIAATQRQKPKTNNLIIMDSLPDSSSTLPSPSWLHARSKDEPITTTVGSSNIEYTPPQGHDSPIFKVKVQRAASPNLSPTEHTSARCRAHQFRDAQGKCRTKRSGSILRKLFSMLVSLPFAGSRRSGHGHGLQVSPP comes from the exons ATGTGGCTGGCACAGTCTTTGGTGTTGACGGTGATTATGTTGCAAGTGCTGCACGTTCAAATGCAACCTCTGAACAATGTGGAACTGGTGCCTGAGGACGTCGACAACGctaacgacaacgacaacgatgcgGGTCGAGTGCTTTACGATCAGCGGCAGACGGGTAAATACAACATTCACGTGAGCATCAAGGATGTGGCCATCATCGAGGTGGATCAGAATGAGCTGGCCGAT GATTCCTATAATGCCGAGGACGATGATTATTACTACGACGATAGTGCGCTGACCATTAAGCCCATCAAGTTTACCACCGAAGCCAgtaccacaacaacaacaacaacaccaacaacaacagcaacaaagactgcgccaacaacagcaatagagacttcggcagcaacaactgtgaGTGGCAATGTCAGCGCCTACAGTGCACAACTCTTGGCAGACATTGCAGCCACACAACGTCAGAAGCCGAAGACGAACAATTTGATCATTATGGACTCGCTCCCAGACAGCTCATCCACACTGCCGTCCCCAAGTTGGTTGCATGCCAGGTCGAAGGATGAGCCCATAACAACCACAGTGGGCTCATCGAACATTGAGTACACTCCACCTCAAGGTCACGACTCGCCCATTTTCAAGGTGAAAGTGCAACGTGCCGCGAGTCCAAATCTGAGTCCAACGGAGCACACTTCGGCACGCTGTCGAGCTCATCAGTTCCGCGATGCTCAGGGCAAGTGTCGCACCAAACGCTCTGGTTCCATCTT AAGAAAGCTCTTTAGCATGTTGGTGTCGCTGCCCTTTGCCGGCAGTCGTCGCTCTGGTCATGGTCATGGTCTCCAGGTGTCTCCTCCCTAA